A genomic segment from Burkholderia plantarii encodes:
- a CDS encoding 3-deoxy-7-phosphoheptulonate synthase, producing the protein MSTLREPWHPTTWQSMPQQQLPHYVNGAALGATLSRLSSYPPLVAIGEIRRLRSWLANVAHGRGFVLQGGDCAETFADFRQDVIQRHYRLLERMAQTIRDASGLPVVRIGRIAGQYAKPRSKPEEQRNGRSLPSYRGDIINDVAFDAEARDHDPARMETAYFRAAGSLNYLRGLNDAGLLGTGGAYFSSHEALLLPYEQSMVERDELGNWYCCSGHFLWIGERTRQLDGAHVEFLRGVRNPIGLKLGAGIGHDDLLRLIDVLNPLNEAGRLTLIPRMGAGKIDRLAGLLETVRREGREVGWMSDPMHGNGTQTGTGIKTRHTADIVAELDGFFAAHRAAGTHPSGVHLELTGLDVTECIGGASVPGEADLERAYLSSCDPRLNADQALTLAGHLAGLLVAHGMPRSHGEQVEAGAAASKATEAAEAEADRYDLERSV; encoded by the coding sequence ATGTCAACTTTACGCGAACCGTGGCATCCGACGACTTGGCAGTCGATGCCGCAACAGCAGTTGCCTCACTACGTGAACGGCGCAGCGCTCGGGGCGACGCTCTCGCGCCTCAGCAGCTACCCGCCGCTCGTCGCGATCGGCGAGATCCGCCGTCTGCGCTCCTGGCTGGCCAACGTCGCGCATGGTCGCGGCTTCGTGCTGCAAGGCGGCGATTGCGCGGAAACGTTTGCCGATTTCCGGCAGGACGTGATCCAGCGCCACTACCGCCTGCTCGAACGCATGGCGCAGACGATCCGCGACGCGTCGGGGCTGCCCGTCGTGCGCATCGGCCGGATCGCCGGCCAGTACGCGAAGCCGCGCAGCAAGCCGGAAGAGCAGCGCAACGGCCGGTCGCTGCCGAGCTACCGCGGCGACATCATCAACGACGTCGCGTTCGACGCCGAGGCGCGCGACCACGACCCGGCCCGCATGGAAACCGCCTATTTCCGCGCCGCCGGCAGCCTCAACTACCTGCGCGGCCTGAACGACGCGGGCCTGCTCGGCACCGGCGGCGCCTATTTTTCCAGCCACGAGGCGCTGCTGCTGCCCTATGAGCAGAGCATGGTGGAGCGCGACGAGCTCGGCAACTGGTACTGCTGCTCGGGCCACTTTCTCTGGATCGGCGAGCGCACGCGCCAGCTCGACGGCGCGCATGTGGAGTTCCTGCGCGGCGTGCGCAACCCGATCGGCCTGAAGCTCGGCGCCGGCATCGGCCATGACGACCTGCTGCGCCTGATCGACGTGCTGAACCCGCTCAACGAGGCGGGGCGCCTGACGCTGATCCCGCGCATGGGCGCCGGCAAGATCGACCGGCTCGCCGGGCTGCTGGAGACGGTGCGCCGCGAGGGCCGCGAGGTGGGCTGGATGTCGGATCCGATGCACGGCAACGGCACGCAGACCGGCACCGGCATCAAGACGCGCCACACCGCCGACATCGTCGCCGAGCTCGACGGCTTCTTCGCGGCGCATCGCGCGGCCGGCACCCATCCGTCGGGCGTGCATCTCGAGCTGACGGGGCTGGACGTGACCGAGTGCATCGGCGGTGCCAGCGTGCCGGGCGAGGCCGACCTCGAACGCGCCTACCTCAGCAGCTGCGACCCGCGCCTGAACGCGGACCAGGCGCTGACGCTGGCCGGGCATCTGGCCGGCCTGCTGGTCGCGCACGGCATGCCGCGCAGCCACGGCGAGCAGGTCGAGGCCGGTGCCGCGGCGAGCAAGGCAACCGAGGCCGCCGAAGCGGAAGCCGATCGCTACGACCTGGAGCGCAGCGTATGA
- a CDS encoding AMP-binding protein produces MSDVNLAAELLFNKRHLDKPAYVGPDFTLTYAELDRAVRRQAAWMTMQEVAPGERIVIALDDGPDLAVIFFASLAVGALPVVVSSKLDTAPLRHILGDAEPLMVYGKAVQGDTIRAAIDGLATRPQAFLLEAGWYRTLLARRVGAAREPAAAVLAGDGFDEAPDEALTDAAADEWDAAVPRPRHAPALIQYTSGTTGLSKGVTHSAASVLACCAAVTGQLRLTGDDVLYSVPKSFFGFGMGNSLFFPLHLGASAVLDAAWPSAEQVEANLRRFRPTVLFAVPTLYRMLLDNGFGPNDSPLRLAFSAGAPLAGNTGARWRERFGFELHDGIGATELCHVFATSYPDSLRAGSLGRLLAGCEARIVDEAGHDVRPGETGVLVVKSPAVSPGYWRRPQDDAARFDAGWYRTGDLFSRDADGFLYFHGREDDRFKVFGRWVVPAEIEALLVAHAPQLGDCFVVPGREHNGEDRPVLCLLGTHDENAVQAALAVLRRLDGYKRPVRLLPVDQLPLTPNGKPNRRALAQLASRALQDGTGINLVEKPTC; encoded by the coding sequence ATGAGCGACGTCAATCTGGCCGCCGAGCTGCTGTTCAACAAGCGCCACCTCGACAAGCCGGCCTACGTCGGCCCCGACTTCACGCTCACGTATGCCGAACTCGACCGCGCGGTCCGGCGCCAGGCCGCCTGGATGACGATGCAGGAAGTCGCGCCCGGCGAGCGCATCGTGATCGCGCTCGACGACGGCCCGGACCTGGCCGTGATCTTCTTCGCCTCGCTCGCGGTCGGCGCGCTGCCGGTGGTGGTGAGTTCGAAGCTCGACACGGCGCCGTTGCGCCACATCCTCGGCGACGCCGAGCCGCTGATGGTGTACGGCAAGGCGGTGCAGGGCGACACGATCCGCGCCGCGATCGACGGCCTCGCCACGCGCCCGCAGGCGTTCCTGCTGGAGGCGGGCTGGTACCGCACGCTGCTCGCGCGGCGCGTCGGGGCCGCGCGCGAGCCGGCCGCCGCGGTGCTCGCCGGCGACGGCTTCGACGAGGCGCCCGACGAGGCGCTCACCGACGCGGCGGCCGACGAGTGGGATGCCGCCGTGCCGCGTCCGCGCCATGCGCCGGCGCTGATCCAGTACACCTCGGGCACCACCGGGCTCTCGAAGGGCGTGACGCACAGCGCCGCGTCGGTGCTGGCCTGCTGCGCCGCCGTGACGGGGCAGCTGCGCCTGACCGGCGACGACGTGCTCTATTCGGTGCCGAAGTCGTTCTTCGGCTTCGGCATGGGCAACAGCCTGTTCTTCCCGCTCCATCTCGGCGCGAGCGCCGTGCTCGACGCGGCCTGGCCGAGCGCCGAGCAGGTCGAGGCGAACCTGCGCCGGTTCCGGCCCACGGTGCTGTTCGCCGTGCCGACCCTGTACCGGATGCTGCTCGACAACGGCTTCGGCCCGAACGATTCGCCGCTGCGGCTGGCGTTCTCGGCCGGCGCGCCGCTGGCCGGCAACACCGGCGCGCGCTGGCGCGAGCGCTTCGGCTTCGAGCTGCACGACGGCATCGGCGCGACCGAACTCTGTCACGTGTTCGCCACCAGCTACCCCGATTCGCTGCGCGCGGGCAGCCTCGGCCGGCTGCTGGCGGGCTGCGAGGCACGCATCGTCGACGAGGCCGGGCACGACGTCCGGCCCGGCGAGACCGGCGTGCTGGTCGTGAAGTCGCCGGCCGTCTCGCCCGGCTACTGGCGGCGCCCGCAGGACGACGCGGCGCGCTTCGACGCCGGCTGGTACCGCACCGGCGACCTGTTCAGCCGCGACGCGGACGGCTTCCTCTATTTCCATGGCCGCGAGGACGACCGCTTCAAGGTGTTCGGGCGCTGGGTGGTGCCGGCCGAGATCGAGGCGCTGCTGGTGGCGCACGCGCCGCAACTGGGCGACTGCTTCGTGGTGCCGGGCCGCGAGCACAACGGCGAGGATCGCCCGGTGCTGTGCCTGCTCGGAACCCACGACGAGAACGCGGTGCAGGCCGCGCTCGCCGTGCTGCGCCGGCTCGACGGCTACAAGCGGCCGGTCAGGCTGCTGCCGGTCGACCAGCTGCCGCTCACGCCGAACGGCAAGCCCAACCGCCGCGCGCTCGCCCAGCTGGCGAGCCGCGCGCTGCAAGACGGGACGGGCATCAATCTAGTGGAGAAACCAACATGTTGA